The genome window GGTGATAGGCATTGACGTTCTGCACGTGGATGGCGCCGGAAACGCCGGCCCGCACCCGCACGCCGGCGCGCAGGTTCACCGCCTCATGCGCGATGCCATGCTGGCGAGAAAAGGCCCGGTAGGCGGCGTTTGAATCGGTGACCAGGAGCGCCTGCGGGTCGAGCTTTGGCAGGAGATGTCGCTCGAGTTGCCGTGCGCTTAAAGCGCCGCGTCCGGTGACGGCATCGATGGTCTGGCCGCCACGATCGCGCGCGACCAGAATACAGTCGAGCTCGCGCGAAATTCCCCGCCTGCTGGCCGCGCCGCCCCGCTTGCGCGGCGGCCGGTCGAGCTTGCGCGCCCCCTTCTGTGATTCGAGCAGGAACATTTCATCGGCTTCGACGATGCCGCTCAAGCGCGCCGGCCGGTCGTGCTTGACCTGGTCCAGGAAGCGGTGACGCCAGCGAAAGGCGGTGTTGCGGTGAACGCCGACCTCACTTGCCGCCGCCCGCACGGGCCGTGAGGCCAGCAGCGCCTGCAGATAATCGAGCCATTTACCGCGCAGCCTCAGGCGCGCCAGCGGCGTGCCGCTCAGGTCGTTGTACGTGCGGCCGCACTGGCGGCAACGGTAACGTTGCAGATCATTGGCGTGACCATGGCGGTGCCACAATGGGCTGGCGCAACGCGGACAGCGCCGGTCCGCCGCGCGGAGTGCCGTGAGCAGCACGACGATCTGGGCCAGCCCGGCCGCCGGCCGCAGCGCCGCGAGCACGCGCAAACGCTGCGGCTGGTTCAGCGAGGGCAGCTTGTCGAACCACTTCTGGAACCCCGGCGCCTTCATGATCGCTCCTGTCGAGAGGTGACAGGACTTGGACCACGGAGAAGCTCAGCAGTTCAGTACTCATCCATAGCCAACGGTGACAGCGCCAACGGAACCGGCGCCCTGTTCGGGACGCGGTATCGGGTTCAGGCCGCCGAGCGCGCGCTCACCGGATATCCGGCCTCGTCGATCGCCGCCGCGATCGCGTCCAGGTCGGCGCCGCTCTCGATCTTCACCTTCTTGGTCGGCAGGTCGATCGTGACCTTGGCGTCCTGGTCGACGCCCTGCACCGACTTGGTGACGCGGCCGACGCAGTGGCCGCAGCTCATGCCTTCCACGGTCAGTTCATACATGGTGTTTCCTCCTGGTTCGCGGGGCGTCTGTGCCCCAGTGGTTGAAATGCTTGTCTGTTCATCGGTCCGGGCGCCGGCCGCCGGCGCCCAGCGCCGCAGCAGCAGCGCGTTGGCCACCACGCTCACCGAGCTCAGGGCCATCGCCGCTCCCGCCAGCACCGGATTGAGCAGCCCGAAGGCCGCCAGCGGAATGCCGACCACGTTGTAGACGAAGGCCCAGCCAAGGTTCTGGCGGATCTTGCGGTAGGTGCGCTGCGAGACCGCGATCGCGTCCGGCACCAGGCCGGGATCGCCGCGCATCAGGGTCACGCCGGCGGTGTGCATGGCGACGTCGGTGCCGCCCGCCATCGCGATGCCGACGTCGGCCGCCGCCAGCGCCGGGGCGTCGTTGATGCCGTCGCCCACCATGCCCACGCTGCGCCCCTGCGCGCGCAGCGCCTCTACCACCCGCGCCTTGTCCCCCGGCAGCACCTCGGCATGGAAGTCGGCGATGCCCAGTTCCGCAGCCACGGCGCGGGCGGCGCCGGCATTGTCGCCGGTCAGCATCACCGGCTCCACGCCCATCGCCCGCAGGCGCGCCACCGCCGCCGCCGCGCCCGGCTTGACGCGGTCGCCGAAGGCCAGCAGGCCCAGCACCCGCACCCGGCCCGCGCGCTCCTCGGCCAGCCAGGACACGGTGCGGCCGGCTTGCTCGTGGGCGGCGGCGCCGTCCAGCACGGGCACGCCGAGCTCCTCCATCAGGCGGCGGTTGCCGAGGTAGAGCGTGGCGCCCTCGACCTCGGCGCGCACGCCGCGCCCGGGCAAGGCCGCGGCGCCCTCGGCGCGCGGCAGGGCCAGGCCGCGTGCGGCGGCCGCCTCGGCCACCGCCCTGGCCAGCGGGTGGGCGCTGTACTGCTGCACCGCCCAGGCCAGTTGCAGCAGCCGCGACGCGTCGCCGCCCTCGACCGCCACCACCTGGGGCCGGCCCTCGGTCAGGGTGCCGGTCTTGTCGAACACCACCACCTGCAGCGCATGGGCGGTTTCCAGGGCCTCGGCGTCCTTGATCAAAATACCGTGGCGCGCCGCCGCGCCGGTCCCGACCATGATCGCGGTCGGCGTGGCCAAGCCCAGGGCGCAGGGGCAGGCGATCACCTGCACCGCCACCGCATTGAGCAGCGCCGCCTGCCAGTCGCCAGTGGCCAGGCCCCAGCCGAGCAGGGTCAGGAGCGAAATCAGGAGCACCACCGGCACGAACACCGCGCTTACCTTGTCGACCAGGCGCTGGATCGGCGCCTTCACCGCCTGCGCGTCCTCGACCATGCGGATGATCTGCGACAGCATCGACTCCGCCCCCACCGCGGTCGCCTCGACCAGCAGCAGGCCTTCGCCGTTGACCGCGCCGCCGGTCACCTTGTCGCCGGGCTTGCGCGCCACCGGCAGGCTTTCGCCGGTGAGCAGGGATTCGTCCAGGTGGCTGGAACCCTCGAGCACGCGGCCGTCGGCCGGCACGCGCTCGCCCGGCAGCACGACCATCAGGTCGCCGCGCGCCAGCTCGGCCAGCGGCACGCGCAGCTCGCGGCCGCCGCGCCGGACCAGGGCATCGCTGCTGCGCAGCGCTTCCAGGGCGCGGATCGCGCCCACGGTCTGGCGCTTGGCCCGGCCCTCCAGCCACTTGCCCAACAGGACCAGGGTGATCACCACCGCCGAGGACTCGAAATACAGGTGGCGGCTGCCGTGGCCCTGCCCGGTGAGCAGCAGGTAGACCGACAGCCCATAGGCGGCGCTGGTGCCGATCGCGACCAGCAGGTCCATGTTGCCGCTGAGCGCGCGCGCGGCCTTCCATCCGGCGCGGTAGAAGCGCGCGCCGAGCCAGAACTGGACCGGGGTCGCCAGCGCCCATTGCAGCCAGCCGGGCAACATCCAGTCGATGCCGAAGGGCTGGCCCAGCATCGGCGCCACCAGGGGCGCGCTCAGCAGGGCCGCCACCGCCACCGGCCACCAGGACGGCAAGCCGCCCTCCTCCGCCGGCGCAGGCGCGCCGGGCGCCGCGGGCAGGTCGAGCGCGGCCTCGTAGCCGGCCTTGCGCACCGCCTCGACCAGGGCGTCGGCCGTGGCGCTGCCCCGCACGCTGGCCTTCTCGGTGGCCAGGTTGACGCTGGCGCTGTCGATGCCGGGCACCGCCTGCAGGGCCTTCTCGACCCGCGCCACGCAGGACGCGCAGGTCATGCCTTCGATGCGCAGCGTGGTGTCGCCTGCGCTGGGGGAAATGGGGTTCATCGTCGTGCTCCTCGATTGACTACCCGAAGCATATTCCTTCCCACGATGGGAAGGTCAAGCCGTGTCCCAGCTTTTTTCCTGCGCGCCGCTGTGTGGCCCGGCCGGCCGCGCCTGCGCGTCAGCCAGGGCGCCCGCCTGCCACACTGCCTTCACCGGGCGGCCGCCCAGTGCCGGCCCGACCAGCCGCGCGGGCTCCCTGCCGCCGGCGGCGGGCGGCGGGCGGCGGGCCCACGGACAACAGAAATTGTCCGATTGTGAAGGCAATTGGTACAGTTCGTTACATTCTTACTGAAAAGAATTTATATACTGTCTGGATATCTCACTGCCCACGTTTCCATGCGCTTGTTACCGGTCCTTCTGCTTGCCGCCCTCTCCTCCTGCCTTCCTGCCCCAGCCCATGCCGACGCGGCCGGCGGCGGCGTCGGCGCCAGCGTGGCGTCGCGGGAGGTATCGGCCATCCGCGACGCCGAGCACAAGCGCGCCATGGCCGTCGCCGGCCGTGACGTCGAGGCCTTGCGCAACCTGATCGGCGGCGAGTACTACCATGTGGAAAGCAATGGCCGGGTGCGCACCAAGACCGAATTCCTGCAGGCCCTGGCCCGCGATGAATTCCGCCTATCCAACTACGGTGTCGACGAGATGGAGATCACCCTGGTCGGCGGCGGCCGCGCCGCTGTTGTGACCGGGCGCTTCCACGCCCATATGCAGACCCTGCATATGGTGCGCCAGTTCCGTGGCCGCTACGTGCGGATCTGGACCCTGCACCCCGAAGGCTGGCGCAACACCCTGCACCAGAGCACCGAGATCCGCCCGGCGACGACCGTGCCGGCGGGCGAGCCGCGCAACCTGCCGCTCCAGTAAAGGCTTCCCGGCCGGGATGCGCCGCGGCCCTAGTTTTGCGCGAGGCGCTCGCACAGCATGGCGGCGTAGCGCAAGTCGCGGCCGGGCCGGCCCGGCGGGCAGCGCCGCACCACCGCCGCCAGCATGGCGCCGGCCTCTTCCTTCCGGCCGTCCTCGAGCCACAGCAGCGCGCGCGTGCTGGCCACCCGCAGGCTCCAGGCCAGCGCCCCCTGCTTGTCGGCCAGTTCCGCGGCCCGGGCCAGCAGCGCTTCCGCCGCCGCGATGGCGCCGCCCTCGCGGCGCAGGGCCAGGGCTTGCAGGCGCAGCAGTTCCGGCGCGCACCAGCCCGCCATTCCCTGGCCCGGCTTGGCGAAGTCGGCCGGGCCGGCCAGATCGGGCGCCAGCGTGTACAGGGTTTCCACGAGCGGCCCCGGCGGCAATTGCAGCGCGGCCGCGCTCCCCAGGCGCTCGCCCTCGCACACCGCGCCCAGGTAGCGCGCCCAGGCCTGCCACTGCGGCAGCGCGTGCTTGTGCGCGCATTCGCCCAGCAGTCCGAGGTAGCGCGTCGCCTCGTCCATCTCGCCATTCCACAGCGCCACCGTGCAGCCGGCCACCGCCAGGGTGTAGCACAGCGAGATCGGGTGGTCGATCGCCAGCGCGCGTTCGGCCGCTTCCGCCGCCAGCTGCAGCGCCTGCTCGCCATAGCCCTCCAGCCAGCGGATGCGCGCCAGCAGGCTGGTGGCCGCCACATGCTGGTCGTACTGGACCCCGCTGTTGCGGGTATTGCGCAAGGTGCTGCGCGGCGCCCTGTAGACCCGTTCGGCATGGAAGCGCGCCTGCCGCTGCTGGCCG of Massilia sp. KIM contains these proteins:
- a CDS encoding nuclear transport factor 2 family protein, which codes for MRLLPVLLLAALSSCLPAPAHADAAGGGVGASVASREVSAIRDAEHKRAMAVAGRDVEALRNLIGGEYYHVESNGRVRTKTEFLQALARDEFRLSNYGVDEMEITLVGGGRAAVVTGRFHAHMQTLHMVRQFRGRYVRIWTLHPEGWRNTLHQSTEIRPATTVPAGEPRNLPLQ
- a CDS encoding heavy metal translocating P-type ATPase codes for the protein MNPISPSAGDTTLRIEGMTCASCVARVEKALQAVPGIDSASVNLATEKASVRGSATADALVEAVRKAGYEAALDLPAAPGAPAPAEEGGLPSWWPVAVAALLSAPLVAPMLGQPFGIDWMLPGWLQWALATPVQFWLGARFYRAGWKAARALSGNMDLLVAIGTSAAYGLSVYLLLTGQGHGSRHLYFESSAVVITLVLLGKWLEGRAKRQTVGAIRALEALRSSDALVRRGGRELRVPLAELARGDLMVVLPGERVPADGRVLEGSSHLDESLLTGESLPVARKPGDKVTGGAVNGEGLLLVEATAVGAESMLSQIIRMVEDAQAVKAPIQRLVDKVSAVFVPVVLLISLLTLLGWGLATGDWQAALLNAVAVQVIACPCALGLATPTAIMVGTGAAARHGILIKDAEALETAHALQVVVFDKTGTLTEGRPQVVAVEGGDASRLLQLAWAVQQYSAHPLARAVAEAAAARGLALPRAEGAAALPGRGVRAEVEGATLYLGNRRLMEELGVPVLDGAAAHEQAGRTVSWLAEERAGRVRVLGLLAFGDRVKPGAAAAVARLRAMGVEPVMLTGDNAGAARAVAAELGIADFHAEVLPGDKARVVEALRAQGRSVGMVGDGINDAPALAAADVGIAMAGGTDVAMHTAGVTLMRGDPGLVPDAIAVSQRTYRKIRQNLGWAFVYNVVGIPLAAFGLLNPVLAGAAMALSSVSVVANALLLRRWAPAAGARTDEQTSISTTGAQTPREPGGNTMYELTVEGMSCGHCVGRVTKSVQGVDQDAKVTIDLPTKKVKIESGADLDAIAAAIDEAGYPVSARSAA
- a CDS encoding IS1595 family transposase, whose product is MKAPGFQKWFDKLPSLNQPQRLRVLAALRPAAGLAQIVVLLTALRAADRRCPRCASPLWHRHGHANDLQRYRCRQCGRTYNDLSGTPLARLRLRGKWLDYLQALLASRPVRAAASEVGVHRNTAFRWRHRFLDQVKHDRPARLSGIVEADEMFLLESQKGARKLDRPPRKRGGAASRRGISRELDCILVARDRGGQTIDAVTGRGALSARQLERHLLPKLDPQALLVTDSNAAYRAFSRQHGIAHEAVNLRAGVRVRAGVSGAIHVQNVNAYHHRFRGWLARFHGVASRYLPNYLGWRWALDGGRINTVEQLLRIALGVINR